A stretch of the Capsicum annuum cultivar UCD-10X-F1 chromosome 8, UCD10Xv1.1, whole genome shotgun sequence genome encodes the following:
- the LOC107838741 gene encoding histone acetyltransferase HAC1 isoform X1, translating into MNLQHMSGQMSGQVPNQSGTSLPGLPQQSGNPFSMQMQNPVVHSNMPNMEPDFSRARLFISHKIYDYLMTRQQAHEKPPKKVMDIVKRLEEGLFKSASTKEEYMNLTTLENRLHGLIKGLRMNNQNQRFSRVNSSGAIGTMIPTPGMAQSANAALIGTSSVDSPMAAGSTIASSTVNAGSFLPMANVSSTGCLTNGYQQPTSNFLVSSGGNNLVPSMTGQRMTSQMIPTPGFNASGGANLTSNTSAQSSMSLDSPSSIAAFSSVDSTIVPQPLQQKQHVAAQNSRILHTVGSHVGGGIRSGFQNKSYGQSTGPLNGGGLGMMGNNLHLVNGSAAPEGYISATTYGNSPKSLPQHFDQQHQPLMQGDRYGISHADTSGSGNLCLPVSSVGMVMNNQKPGAVALQSMSNTNSPLITNQSNLTASGQMPNIKVQPVDQSGKMNFQSQHSLGDNHLSSYQNQHCQQPSQQFQEQHQLVQPQFQQNLQNQQHQILSRSNAFAQAQLPSDLGIQVKSEPGNHEAQHSRVSAEQFQFSSINQFQSNSVEDHSKDAVFQGQWYSKPQDGSPIPGGFSDKQNAQEELCQRTSRKEEAYSNNLSTDRSLVGQPFGNSAVATNNSSSSMCRFNNLPRERQYFNQQKWLLFLTHARGCSAPEGQCAEQNCIKAQQLVKHMERCSTFECQYPRCPATRVLINHYRRCRDLNCPVCIPVRKFVRAQQKVARLSCNSDMPNSANGTCRSYGAGEIASRLTANQSSVPVQTEVLQPSLKRTKIEQPSQPLILETENCFMPVTASESHVAQNAQLVEQHSNAVAMKSEVSDAMMEIHAKAAQVSPGSIDIRNDNLDGTCDRKPDGDSVVSSNAACLVKQENVKTEKDIDQPTQENASAPSESTSGSKSGKPTIKGVSMTELFTPEQVREHIIGLRRWVGQSKAKAEKNQAMEHSMSENSCQLCAVEKLNFEPPPIYCTPCGARIKRNAMYYTIGTGDTRHYFCISCYNEARGDTINVDGTTIPKARMEKKKNDEETEEWWVQCDKCEAWQHQICALFNGRRNDGGQAEYTCPNCYIVEVERGERKPLPQSAVLGAKDLPRTDLSDHIEARLEKYLKEDRIKRAEREGKSYDEVPGAEGLVVRVVSSVDKKLEVKSRFLEVFQEENYPVEFPYKSKVLLLFQKIEGVEVCLFGMYVQEFGSECAQPNHRRVYLSYLDSVKYFRPEIRAHSGEALRTFVYHEILIGYLEYCKKRGFTSCYIWACPPLKGEDYILYCHPEIQKTPKSDKLREWYLSMLRKALKEKIVVDLTNLFDHFFVSEGECKAKVTAARLPYFDGDYWPGAAEDMIFQLQQEEDGRKHHKKGAMKKTISKRALKASGQSDLSGNATKDILLMHKLGETISPMKEDFIMVHLQHACTHCCILMVSGNRWVCKQCKNFQLCDKCYEVEQKLEARERHPLYHKDIHMLYPIEIDVPADTKDTDDILESEFFDTRQAFLSLCQGNHYQYDTLRRAKHSSMMVLYHLHNPTAPAFVTTCNICHLDIETGQGWRCETCPDYDVCNACYQKDGGVDHPHKLTHHPSIAERDAQNKEARQQRVEQLRKMLDLLVHASQCRSSHCQYPNCRKVKGLFRHGIQCKVRASGGCVLCKKMWYLLQLHARACKVSECHVPRCRDLKEHLRRLQQQADSRRRAAVMEMMRQRAAEVAHSTG; encoded by the exons ATGAATTTGCAGCATATGTCAGGGCAGATGTCAGGGCAGGTTCCAAATCAAAGTGGCACTTCTCTGCCTGGGCTACCCCAGCAGAGTGGAAATCCTTTCTCTATGCAGATGCAAAATCCGGTTGTCCATAGTAATATGCCAAATATGGAGCCTGATTTCTCGAGAGCTCGACTTTTTATATCACATAAGAT CTATGACTATCTCATGACGCGGCAGCAAGCCCATGAGAAACCTCCAAAGAAGGTTATGGATATAGTTAAACGCTTGGAGGAGGGCTTGTTTAAAAGTGCCTCAACAAAG GAGGAGTATATGAATCTAACAACTTTGGAGAACCGGTTACATGGTCTGATTAAAGGCCTTCGGATGAACAATCAGAACCAGCGATTCTCTCGTGTTAATTCTTCTGGCGCCATTGGTACAATGATACCAACTCCAGGCATGGCACAAAGTGCGAATGCTGCCCTGATTGGAACATCATCTGTTGACAGTCCCATGGCTGCTGGCAGTACCATTGCATCCTCTACTGTCAATGCTGGAAGCTTCTTGCCAATGGCTAATGTGTCTTCCACTG GATGTTTGACAAATGGATATCAACAGCCAACTTCCAATTTCTTGGTCAGTTCAGGTGGGAATAATTTGGTACCATCAATGACTGGGCAAAGAATGACAAGCCAAATGATCCCCACTCCTGGATTTAATGCCAGTGGTGGTGCCAATTTGACTAGCAACACTAGTGCACAGTCTTCCATGAGCTTGGACTCGCCCAGTAGTATTGCTGCATTTTCTAGTGTTGATTCCACAATTGTTCCACAGCCTCTTCAACAAAAGCAGCATGTTGCTGCTCAAAACAGCCGTATACTGCATACAGTTGGCAGCCATGTGGGTGGTGGAATCAGGTCAGGATTTCAGAATAAATCCTATGGACAATCAACTGGACCTCTGAATGGCGGGGGACTTGGAATGATGGGAAACAATTTGCACTTGGTGAATGGTTCAGCAGCACCTGAGGGCTATATATCAGCAACCACATATGGGAACTCTCCGAAGTCACTGCCGCAGCATTTTGATCAACAACATCAACCATTAATGCAAG GCGATAGATATGGTATCAGTCATGCAGATACTTCAGGGTCTGGAAACTTGTGTCTTCCTGTTTCTTCTGTGGGAATGGTCATGAATAATCAAAAACCTGGTGCTGTAGCCTTACAGTCCATGTCCAATACAAACTCTCCTTTGATTACCAATCAGTCAAACTTGACTGCCTCTGGGCAGATGCCAAATATAAAGGTTCAACCAGTTGACCAGTCAGGGAAGATGAACTTCCAGTCCCAGCACTCACTGGGAGATAACCATTTGTCTTCCTATCAGAATCAACATTGTCAACAGCCGTCTCAGCAGTTCCAGGAGCAACATCAACTTGTTCAACCTCAATTCCAACAGAATCTGCAAAATCAGCAGCACCAAATTTTGTCAAGGAGCAATGCTTTTGCTCAAGCTCAGTTACCTTCTGATCTTGGTATTCAGGTAAAGTCTGAGCCTGGAAATCATGAAGCGCAACACTCTAGGGTCAGTGCTGAGCAATTTCAGTTCTCCAGCATAAATCAGTTTCAGTCAAATTCTGTTGAAGACCATTCTAAAG ATGCAGTGTTTCAGGGTCAATGGTATTCCAAGCCGCAAGATGGGAGTCCAATACCAGGTGGCTTCTCTGATAAGCAAAACGCACAAGAGGAGTTGTGTCAGAGAACTTCCAGGAAAGAGGAAGCTTACTCAAATAATTTATCCACGGATAGATCACTGGTTGGTCAACCTTTTGGTAATAGCGCAGTTGCCACCAATAACTCAAGCAGCTCCATGTGCAGATTTAATAACCTTCCACGTGAACGACAGTATTTCAATCAGCAGAAGTGGCTCTTGTTTTTGACTCATGCACGTGGGTGTTCTGCTCCTGAAGGACAATGTGCAGAGCAGAATTGCATAAAAGCTCAACAACTTGTGAAGCATATGGAACGATGCAGCACTTTTGAGTGTCAATATCCTCGTTGCCCTGCAACAAGGGTCTTAATTAATCACTATAGACGATGCAGAGATCTAAACTGTCCTGTTTGCATCCCTGTCAGGAAATTTGTACGGGCACAACAGAAAGTTGCTCGTCTTAGCTGTAATTCTGATATGCCAAATTCTGCTAATGGTACTTGTAGATCCTATGGTGCTGGTGAAATTGCTTCCAGGTTGACTGCCAACCAGAGTTCGGTACCAGTTCAAACAGAAGTTTTACAGCCTTCTCTTAAGCGCACGAAGATTGAGCAGCCTTCTCAACCTCTTATCTTGGAAACTGAAAATTGTTTTATGCCAGTTACCGCCAGCGAGTCTCATGTTGCCCAAAATGCCCAGCTCGTTGAACAGCATAGCAATGCTGTGGCAATGAAATCTGAGGTTTCTGACGCAATGATGGAAATTCATGCCAAGGCTGCGCAAGTCAGCCCCGGGAGTATTGACATACGAAATGACAATTTGGATGGTACCTGTGATCGAAAGCCTGATGGTGATTCTGTTGTATCAAGTAATGCAGCTTGCCTTGTGAAACAGGAAAATGTTAAGACTGAAAAGGACATTGATCAGCCTACACAGGAAAATGCATCAGCACCCTCTGAAAGCACCAGTGGATCCAAGTCTGGGAAGCCTACAATAAAGGGTGTATCAATGACGGAATTATTCACCCCAGAGCAAGTCCGAGAACACATTATTGGTCTGAGGCGCTGGGTTGGCCAG AGCAAAGCAAAAGCAGAAAAAAATCAAGCAATGGAACATTCCATGAGTGAAAATTCATGTCAATTATGTGCAGTTGAGAAGCTAAATTTTGAACCTCCGCCTATATATTGTACTCCTTGTGGTGCTCGTATTAAACGAAACGCAATGTATTATACCATTGGAACTGGTGATACTAGACACTACTTCTGCATTTCATGCTATAATGAGGCTCGTGGAGACACCATTAATGTTGATGGGACCACTATACCAAAGGCGAGgatggagaaaaagaaaaatgatgaggAAACTGAAGAATGG TGGGTTCAATGTGATAAATGTGAAGCTTGGCAACATCAGATTTGTGCGTTGTTCAATGGTAGGAGGAATGATGGTGGGCAAGCTGAGTATACCTGTCCCAACTGCTATATTGTAGAGGTTGAAAGAGGTGAGCGTAAGCCCTTACCACAGAGTGCTGTTCTTGGAGCAAAAGATCTGCCTCGGACAGATCTCAGTGATCATATTGAGGCACGATTGGAAAAATATTTGAAGGAGGACAGAATAAAAAGAGCAGAGCGTGAAGGGAAAAGTTATGATGAG gTTCCTGGTGCTGAAGGGCTTGTTGTAAGAGTTGTGTCATCAGTAGATAAAAAGTTAGAAGTGAAATCGAGGTTTCTCGAGGTCTTTCAAGAAGAGAACTATCCAGTGGAGTTTCCATATAAATCAAAG GTGTTATTGTTATTTCAGAAAATTGAGGGTGTAGAAGTGTGCCTCTTTGGCATGTACGTTCAGGAATTCGGATCTGAATGCGCACAACCAAATCACCGCCGTGTTTATCTCTCGTATCTAGATTCTGTTAAATATTTCAGGCCAGAGATCAGAGCACATTCTGGCGAGGCTCTTCGCACATTTGTGTACCATGAAATTTTG ATTGGATATTTAGAATATTGCAAAAAGCGTGGTTTCACAAGTTGCTATATATGGGCTTGTCCTCCACTGAAGGGTGAagattatatattatattgtcaCCCAGAAATCCAGAAAACCCCAAAATCTGACAAGCTAAGAGAGTG GTATTTATCAATGTTAAGAAAAGCTTTGAAGGAAAAGATTGTTGTGGATCTCACAAATTTATTTGACCATTTCTTCGTCTCCGAGGGTGAATGTAAGGCTAAAGTCACTGCTGCTCGCCTGCCATATTTTGATGGGGACTATTGGCCTGGTGCAGCAGAGGATATGATTTTCCAActtcaacaagaagaagatgggAGGAAGCATCATAAGAAGGGAGCTATGAAGAAGACTATATCAAAAAGAGCTCTTAAAGCATCTGGTCAATCTGATCTTTCTGGAAATGCAACTAAGGATATTCTTCTAATGCACAAA CTTGGTGAAACTATTTCTCCAATGAAGGAAGATTTTATTATGGTCCATTTGCAGCATGCGTGTACTCATTGCTGTATTCTAATGGTATCCGGAAATCGTTGGGTATGCAAACAATGCAAGAACTTTCAGCTTTGCGACAA GTGCTATGAGGTTGAGCAAAAACTCGAAGCCAGAGAAAGGCATCCTCTCTATCACAAGGACATTCATATGCTTTATCCC ATTGAAATTGATGTACCTGCTGATACCAAGGATACAGATGATATTCTTGAAAGTGAGTTTTTTGATACAAGGCAGGCATTCTTGAGTCTTTGTCAAGGAAACCATTACCAATATGATACCCTGCGGCGTGCTAAACATTCCTCAATGATGGTCCTTTACCACCTTCATAATCCCACTGCACCAGCATTTGTGACAACTTGCAATATTTGTCATCTTGACATAGAAACAGGTCAAGGTTGGCGGTGTGAAACTTGCCCTGATTATGATGTGTGTAATGCTTGCTATCAGAAGGATGGTGGAGTTGATCATCCTCACAAGTTAACTCATCACCCATCCATTGCTGAGCGTGATGCTCAGAATAAAGAAGCTAGGCAACAACGAGTTGAACAG CTTAGGAAGATGCTTGACCTTTTGGTGCATGCATCTCAGTGTCGCTCTTCCCATTGTCAATATCCGAACTGTCGGAAAGTTAAGGGGCTTTTCCGTCATGGTATACAGTGTAAAGTACGTGCTTCAGGAGGGTGTGTTCTCTGTAAGAAAATGTGGTATCTACTTCAACTACATGCTCGTGCATGCAAAGTATCCGAGTGTCATGTGCCGCGATGCAG AGATTTGAAAGAACATCTTCGAAGGCTACAACAGCAGGCTGATTCTCGACGGCGAGCTGCTGTTATGGAGATGATGAGACAGCGCGCTGCAGAGGTTGCCCACAGTACTGGGTGA